A section of the Fusarium falciforme chromosome 8, complete sequence genome encodes:
- a CDS encoding SRP9-21 domain-containing protein produces the protein MPYFKTSQEWLDQSIALLEARPATTRITTKYSLSPAPSRPDDAAATAKPPRGSLVLKTYDPVSGVVLKYRTTKAAEVSRLVHASLGRLGRSMAAVPDVPEVAMADAGEEEQKEQQQAATSQQPPAAQSGGGGGKKKKKGKK, from the exons ATGCCTTACTTCAAGACGAGCCAAGAATGGCTCGACCAGTccatcgccctccttgagGCCCGACCCGCCACC ACCCGCATCACCACAAAGTACTCGCTCAGCCCAGCACCCTCGCGCCCCGACGACGCAGCAGCGACGGCCAAGCCCCCGCGCGGCAGCCTCGTCCTCAAGACGTACGACCCCGTTAGCGGCGTGGTCCTCAAGTACCGCACCACAAAGGCCGCAGAGGTGTCCCGCCTCGTGCACGCCTCCCTCGGCCGCCTGGGGAGGAGCATGGCCGCCGTCCCCGACGTGCCCGAGGTGGCGATGGCGGATGCtggtgaggaggagcagaaggagcagcagcaggccgCGACGTCACAACAACCGCCTGCGGCGCAAagtggaggtggtggtggaaagaagaagaagaagggcaagaaatGA